The Gordonia mangrovi genome includes the window ACGTGAACATGTCAGATATGTCGGCCCGATGGCCGCCGAGCAAGGAGTGACCGGTGCTGGATTTTCTTCCCGAGGCGATGCGCGAGCCGACGGTGCTCGCCGTGCCGTTCTTCGTGACGATGGTGGCGCTCGAATGGTGGGCGGCCTGGAAGTTGGACCACACCGATCGCGAACGTCCCTCCCAGCGTGCCCAATCGGCCGGTACGCAGCGCCTCTCCGCCGAACCCGGCACGTACAACCCGCGCGACTCGCGGGCCAGTCTGCTCATGGGTGTGGTGTCGATCGGCACGAGCGCGGCATGGAAGGCGTTGGCGCTGCTCGGTTATGCGGCGATCTTCGCCTATCTGGCGCCCTGGCAGCTGCCCGCCGATGCCTGGTACACCTGGGTGATCGCGTTCGTCGGCCTCGATTTCCTGTTCTATTGGGAGCACCGACTGGCCCACCGTGTGCGGTTGATCTGGGCGACGCATCAGGCCCATCACTCCAGCGAGTACTTCAACTTCACCACGGCGCTGCGGCAGAAGTGGAACAACAGCGCCGGCATCCTGATGTGGCTACCACTCCCCCTGTTGGGTGTTCCGCCGGCCATCGTCTTTGCGGCGTATTCACTGAATCTCGTGTACCAGTTCTGGATTCACACCGAACACATCGGAAAGCTCTGGCGGCCCATCGAATACATCTTCAACACGCCATCACATCATCGGGTTCATCACGGCAGCGACAGCGAATATCTGGACCGCAATTACGGTGGCACCCTGATCATCTGGGATCGCCTCTTTGGCAGCTTCGCACCCGAGGTGCACCGACCCACCTACGGACTCACCACCCCGGTGGACACCTACAACATCTGGCGGTTGCAGACCCACGAATACGTGGCGATCGCCCGGGATGTACGGGCGGCGCGAGGATTTCGCACACGACTCGGGTTGGTCCTCGGTCCGCCCGGATGGGCACCGGCAGCAGCGTCGGCGGACGCGGTCGCGCCGCACGAGGTGCCCGGCGGCCCGAATCAGGTTGCTGTCGGCAAGAACTAGGTTGCTGTCGGCGCGGCTCAGCCGGCCATCGAGACCCGGGCGATCTCGGCCTGGAAGCCACCGCCACCGGCCGGCAGCGAGGTCAACCACACCATCACGAACGGGGCCTCGGTGGGGTTCGGGATGGTGATGGTGGTGGACGGTTGCGACACGGTGCCGGTGGCGACCTCGGTGGTCTCGGCGAAGGTGGGTTGCGCCGACGTCGCGGTCCGGATCGACACGTCGAAGCCGGGAGTGGGTGTCCGGATGGTGACGGTTGCGACGGATTGGTCGCTGCCGAGGTCGAACATCAGCCCGAGTCCATCCTTGAGGCCGCCGAAATCGGGTGAGCCACGGTAGATGTCGGTGCTCCAGGGGGGCGCGACACCACTGATCACGTTGCCCAGGTTGGCGGAACTGTCCGGCGGCTGATTGGAGAAGTCGACCAGATTCACCCGCTGTAGCGGGATGGGCGCCGGCGCGGCCGGTGGCGGCGCTGCCTCGTTCTGGGTCTCGGGGGCCGGCGGTGCGGAGGTGGTGGTGAGGATGGAGTCGATGTCGGAGGCGTCGCCGTCGGAGCCGAAGATGTTGGTCGCCCACACGATCAGCGCGATGATGACGAACAGTGCCAACAACCCGGCCCCGGCCAGCAGCGCCATGTTGCGCCGGCCCGTGTGCTCGGGCTCGGTGCCGGGTGCCGTGCGGGCCGGCGGGGGCGCCATGGTGATCGGGTCCCGGTCGGTCTCGATCGCCGGCAACATATCGGTGTTCAGGTCGATGACCGTCGCCTGATCGAGCACGTGCTGCACCGTTCCGGCCGTGCGGATCCCACGATTGCCGTCCAGGGCGCGCGCGGCGACGGCCGAGATCTCGAAGGGGGTGTCCGGTCGTGCCTCGCGGGGCTCGACCGGCGTGCCGTTCTTGTCGGGCCGCGCGATGGGCAGACCGCCGACCTCGTCGGTGGTGTCGGAGGTGGTGACCAATTGGGTGCCGGTGCGGCCGTCGAGTGGCCAGCGGGCCAGCAGCAGGGCGTAGAGCACCGCCCCCAGACCGCGGACGTCGGAGGACTTGTCGTCACCGGCCAGGGTGCCGGGGAAGGCGAGGACGGCGTTGCCGTCGGTGCTGATCCGAATGCGATCGGGGTGGTCGATGGACAGCGCACCGCCGGAGCGGTGGGTGGCCTCGGCCGCGGCGGCCAGCGCGCGCACCGCGCGTGCCGCGCCGATGGGGGAGGGTTCGGAACGGGCCACCTCGGCCAGCGACGAGCCCGTGACCCATTCGCTCACCACGATGCCGCCCGACGATCCGCGCACCACATCGAGCACGCGCGCGACCCCGGCCGAGGAGATCTGACCAAGCCGCAGCGTCCGCGACAGCACGCCCTGTGGTCCGTCATCGGTGACCTTGGCGGTCTCGCCGCGCCGTGGTGGCGGCGCGAGCTGTTCGGCGTCGACGAAGGTCAGTGCGACCTCGCGGTCGAGGTTGATGTCGCGCGCCCGCCAGAATTGCAGACCGCGGGTACCGCCGTGATGATCGAGCAGCCGGTAGCGGCCGCCGGCGACGGCCGCGCCGGGCACCAGGCGCGGACCGCGTGGACGTGCGGGGGGACCGGCCGACGGCATCCGGGTGGTGGCCGGTGCCGGCGTGGCCGGTTGGTCGGGTTTCTCTGTGTCCGAGTCTTTCTCGGTGTGACCGGAATCGCCAACGCGGTCGGCGGCAGTCTCCGCCGTCGACGTCTCGGACCGATCATCGACCCCCACCGAGCCGCCGGTGTCGGCCGGAGAGTCCGGGATGATCTCGGTGTCCTGCGTGGCACCGATCTCATTGTCAGTCACGCGCCGAGCTCCTCTCCTGCGATAGCGCATGTCGCGGGGCGCGTGGATCCGCATCTCGCCACCATCGCGGAGGCGCGCGGCTCCACCGCTGTGAACCGAGTACGACTGCCATGTGGCAGTACCCCGGTCGAATCGCCGGAGCACCTGTACTTGACCAGAGTACGGGAGCGATTCGTCTGTGGCGGTCTGCGGAAACTGAACCGTGATGGTTGCTGTCGAATCTCTTACCGGGCTCTCAGCCGGTGCCAAGGCCGGGATGAATCTGCCCAGCACGCGACGTACTGTCAGCCCGATCGAGACCACATCGGGCAGGCGGGCGACCGCCAGCCCGGCGTAGGTGACGCCGAGCACGACGACCGCCGTCAGCACCAGGTAGATCAGCGAGCCGAACTTGCCGGCCTCGGTCATCATCAGGTGCAGGCCCGACAGCTGGGCGACGGCCCACACGATGGCGCTGATGCCCACCGACACGACCAGGGTGACCGTGGTGGTCCGCGCGACATCGGTCAGCCGGGCGCCATCGAGCCGCTTTCGCAGCAGGAAGTGTCCGACCACCGCACCCACCAGATAGCCCAGCCCGTTGGACAGCGCCAGCCAGCGGACCACCAGCTCGGGATCGGTGAACAGCACCGGACCCAGCAGGGACGCGGCCACCTTGACCACGGTGATGCCCAGCACCATCACCGTCGGCGTCCATGCGTCCTCGCGGGCGTAGAACACCCGCAGCTGGACCAGCGTCATCGCGTAGGGGATGAGCGTGAACGCACCCCAGGCGAGCACCGACCCGAGCTGTGATGCGGTCTCGGCATCGAATTTGCCGAAGTTGAACACGGCGACACCGATGGCCGGACCGAAGAACGTCATGTAGGCGACCACGGGCACCAGCGCGACCATTGTCAGTCGGGTGGCCAGCGACAGGTCGTCGACGACCGCGCGGTTGTCGTCGGCGGCGGCGTTGCGCGACATCCGCGGCATGATCGCGGTGAGGATGGTGACACCGAGCACGCCGTAGGGCAGTTGCAGCAGCTGCCAGTGGGTGGCATAGACGCTGATGCCGGCGGCGTCGGCGTGCGCGGCGATGCGATAGGTGACGACCAGCCCCACCTGCAGGATCGCCACATACATGACGATGGCCACCGCCATGTTGCCGAAGCGGCGCAGTCGGGCGTCGAGTCCCCACTGCAGCTGCAGCCGGACCCCGGCGCGCTTGAGCCACGGCACCAGGATCATCGCCTGCACCACGACGCCCAGGGTGGTGCCGATGCCGAGCACCAACAGCTGCGGATCGGACATCCGCACCGGGTTGAGGGTGATCTCGCCGGGCATCGCGGCGTACAGCACCAGCGTCGCGATCTGGACGATGTTGTTGAGCACCGGTGCCCACGCGCCCGGCTTGAAGAAGCCCTTCATGTTCAGGATGGCCATGAACAGGGCCGACAGGCCGTAGAACAGGATCTCGGGCAGCAGCAGGTAGGCGAGTGCGGTGGTCAGGTCCCGGTTGACGTCGCCGTCGCCGACGTTGAGGTAGGTCAGCAGGGGAGCGGCGATCAACGAGATGACGGTGGCCGCGCCCAGGGTGACCACCGTCAGCGTGAAGATGCGGTTGATGAAGGCGCGTCCGCCGTCGTCGTCCTCGGCCTCGGCCCGCACCAGCACGGGGATGACGATGGCGGTGAGCACCGCACCGAGGACGACCTCGGCGATCATGTTCGGCAGCACGTAGGCGGCCTGGAACGCCGACGCGATGGCCGGACCGAGCATCGCGAGCACCAGGACGGTGCGCACGAATCCGGTGATGCGGCTGGTCAGCGTCGCCAGCGCGATGGAGCCGCTGGTCTTGAGGATGCTGGCGTCGGAGTCGCGCGACAGGCCGGTCGACGTCTCGTCGATGTCGACGCCCGCACGTTCACCGGCATTTGTGCCGCCGGTCGGCGTTGCACGCGGGTTGCGGGAGTCGGTGAGGGTGTCCGTTCGCGACCGTGGCGCAGCGGGCCGGCCGCGACCCGCCGGTGTGCCGCGCGGAGGCGGAGCGGACGGTGCTCCCGGCGGGATCCGTCGCGGAGTCGCCCGGCCCGACTCCGGTGGTCGCTGTTCACTCATGGCCTGTCCCCGTCACTCGAACTCGTCGTGGTCGGCTCCTGATGGTCGGGGGTCTCCTCGGGGTGCGACGCCATGTCTCGATGTTCGTGCGGGTGATGCTCGTCGGGGTGTTCGTGCCCCGGGTGTTCGGTCTGCAGGTTACGGCGGCGTTCCTGGTAGGTCGCACCGGCCAGCAGGCGATCGTGTTCGTCGGGGTCGGGACGGTCCTCGTCGGCGGGGTCGGGCTGTCCGCGGAAGCGGTGCCACAGGCGGCGCGCCACCAGCAGGACCAGCACGACCGCGGCGACGATGGTCACCCAGAACAGTGGTTTGCCGTAGGCGTTGGCATGCACCGACAGCCGGATGGGCGACCCGACGGAGATGCCGCTGGAGGTGGTCAACCCGATGGTGACGGTGATCGCCTCCTCGGAGGTCTCCGCGCGGGTCGGGAGCTGGATCTGGCGGGTGCCGCGCGCGGGGATCTCGATCACCCCGAGGTCGCCGACATCGAGTTCGGACGGTGCGTCGACGTTGATCCGCACCCGGATCGGCAGGGACAGGTCGTTGCGCACCACCAGCAGCAGTGGGCTGCGTTCGGAGGCGAGGGTGTACCGACCACCGGGGTCGAGCAGGGTCACGGCGTTGCGCATCCGCTGCAGGGTGGCGTCGACGGCGGTGACGCGGGCAGCGCGCTGCCCGCGCAGATCGGCACGCAACGCCGCCGACGCGGTGTCCGGGGTGCGGATCGCGCGCAGTAGATCCTCCCGCAGCGGGGCCACGTAGCGCTCGGGGGTCGCGGCCACGTCGGCCGAACTCATCAGGGATGCCTGGAGCTGGAACGACAGTTCGGCCGCGTCGTCCATCGTGGCGGCGACGTCGTCGGAGACGGCCATACCCAGTTCGGCGAGGGATTCGACGCCCGGTGGCTCGACCAGGCGAGCCGCCGTCACGGTCGCGCCCAGCGCGGCGCGCACCTCGGTCAGCGGTGCCGGTGCGGCGGCGCCGGCCTCGAGCAGCAGCGTCGCCGTGGTGAACAGCGCCTCGGTGTCGTCGGCGGTGGGCGACCAGTAGGTCGGCGGAACGACGAACTCGCTGCGACCTGCGGTCGGCAGACCGGTGGGGCTCGACGGGGCGGGTGCGTCGATCGCCGGGTACGCCACCGCGGCGACCGCGGCCTGTCGGCGGGCGGTGGCCGATTCGCCGGCGAACGAGACCTCCTCGTCGGCCGTCGTCAGGGGTGGCGTGGTGGGTGCGTCGCCGAGCCCGGCGAGCGCTGCGGTCACCTGGGCCTCGGTGGTCTGCACCGCCAGGTCACCCACGCGGTATCGCCCGGTGGGGTCGGCGCGCTCGGTGGCCACGCTGCTGGTCGACGTGACCGCGGCACCCATCGACGCGGACCCGAGGACCTCGGCGCCGGTGGTGTCGATCGCACCGAGCGCCGGCACCGTGAGGCCGCGGACACTGCGCACACCGAGCACGGTGTCGACGACATCGGCGGGACCGGACAGGGCCGCGTCGGTCAGCCCGGAGTCGTTGATCCGGGACAACGACGTGAGGTCGGCCTGCGCGAACGGCAACGCGACCACACACATCCGGCCGGCGAGTTCACGCAGTTCGGTCAGCCACTGCAGGGCGGCGGGCTGGCCGGTACCCGGCGTGGTCGGCGACGTCGGGTCCATCGGATCCGACGACACGACGTAGCCCAGCGACATCGCCCGCACGGTCACCAACAGGTCGGGGTCCACCGCCAGGCACATACTCTGCGCCAGTCGGGATTGGGCGTTCTGGGGGGCTGCGGAGGTCGGCGGGCCGGCCTCTCCCGAGGCCGGAGGCATCGACGCGGCGGGGTCCGTCGGTTCGGCCGGGGCACTGGCCCCGGGCGCCGGCGGCTCGGGTGCCGGGGGAGTCGGCGTCGGTTCGGCGGCGGCACCGGCCACCGACCGGGCGGCGTCGAGCAGTGTGCGCAACCGGCCACCGTCGGACAGGGAGCGGGCCATGGCCTCGCCGACCAGGCGGACCGGTTCGGTGTTGCCCCCCAGCACGCCGGGTGTGAGCTGCGGCGGCGCGGCCAACGGCCACAGCATGGTGAGTTGCGCCGGACTCGACAGATTCGCCGAGACCGACCCGTCGGAGCCGAGGTCGCCATCGATGTTCGCGTCCCCGACGTCGGTGCTGGGGTCGACGTACTGATCGGCCCGCGCGGCGTTGGGAGGCAGCGACAGCACGGGCAGCAGTGTGCGCGATTGTGCGAGCTTGGCGGCGTTGCCGTAGTCGGGGACGCCGTTGACGTTGACGGTGAGCGGGAACACTCCGGTGCGCTGGATGTCGAGGCCGTCGGCCGCCGACAGCTGAGTGGTGACGCTAAAGGTGTCCGACTCGCCGGGGGTGAGTTCGTCGGTGATGGGGCGGAATGCGGTGGCCGCGCTCACGGGCACCGGGGTCACCGCGAGACTGCTGCGCAGTCCGTCGGCGTCGGCGACCGCGTCGCCGCGTTCGAGCCGGATCGACAGGTCGGCCAGATCGCGGTCGCCGATGTTGTGCACGGTGCCGCTCACCGTGACGTCGGCGCCGCCGCCGCTGGTGACGATCGACGGGGTGATCTCGTCGATCGTCAGACGCAGGAAGGAGCCGATACCGCCGGTCGATGTGCCGGCCTCGTCATCGGCGACGGGTGCGGCGCCGGCCGGACCGGCAGGCGCGAACACGGCCAGTCCGCAGGAGACGACCACGAGTGCGAGCACGGCGACGAACACAGCGGGGATGAACGCAGCGGGACCATGCGCGGATCGGCGGAGAAGCAGCGGGAACGGGAACGGTGCAGGCTCAGGCATCGCCGGCCGGTGGGCGCCGCGGCCGCCGCCGCCGTCGACGCGACCGCGCCGGTGGCAACGGCTCGTTGCGGCGCTGGTTGCGGGCGGCTGCGGCTCTCTCATAGGCGTTGGGTTCGGTGCGGATGCTCTCGGCCTCGGACTGGGCCAACCGGGTCGGGTCGGCGGCGAGATCGGCGATCACGCCGCGGGCCATCCGGGCCAGTCGCCGCTCGTCAGAGTACGTGAGCTTGCGGGGCAACTCCTCGAGCGGCACCCACGCCACCTCGCTGACCTCGTAGTCGGCATCCGACAGTTCGCCGCCGATGCTGCGCAGCAGGTAGTGGTGCACGGTCTTGTGGATTCGGCGACCCTCGCTGACGAACCAGTAGTCGATCTTGCCCAGCGGTGCGACCACGGTGCCGCTGATCCCGGTTTCCTCCGCGACCTCGCGGATCGCGGTCTGCTCCGCGGTCTCCCCGGTCTCGATATGACCCTTGGGCAACGACCACATCATTCGGCCCCGACGGTCCATGCGGCCGATGAGTGCGGCACACAGTTCTGCGTCCGGCAGGTCCAGATCGGAGATGACCAGGCCGCCCGCCGACGTCTCGCGCACGGTGCGCAGCCGCTCCTGGTTGCGCTCGGTCCCCTTGCCGCCGCTGCGGCGCCGGTTCGTCGATTTCGACGTCGTCGACGTCGCCTCGGCGCCGACCGCCGGGTGGGTCAAACCGGTCTTGGTGACCTTCGCGGTCACCGCGACCAGGTCGGAGGGTTTCGGCGGCGAGACCCGCGAGTGCGTCGGCCGCAGCTCCTCCTCGACGTGGCCGGCGGTGCCGGACCTCTTGGGCATCTGTCCGGGATTGGGCGTGTCACGTCGTTCGGCGGCGGGTTTCTCGTCGCGGGCCGGCTCGGTCGCGCCCGGATGTGGCGGCCGTCGCCCGCGGCGCCGTCGCCCGCGTCGTCCCCGGCGCCCGGTGCCGCCCGAGTCGTCGGTCGTGGTGGATCCCGCGCCGGTTCCGCCGCCGTTGCCGCGGGAGTTCGCGCGGGCGAGGTCGGCCGGGGTGACCCGGTGACCGGTGCCAGAATCGGACGATCTGGCCGAATCCTGGCGCCCGGAATCGCGGCGGCCGGCGCCGTTGGGACCACGCGAACCCGCCATGACGTCGTCGGAGACGTCAGAGGGGTCGGTGGACGGGTCGGCGGACACGTCTCCGATGCTAGCCGCTGGCAACCTGGCGTTT containing:
- a CDS encoding sterol desaturase family protein, giving the protein MLDFLPEAMREPTVLAVPFFVTMVALEWWAAWKLDHTDRERPSQRAQSAGTQRLSAEPGTYNPRDSRASLLMGVVSIGTSAAWKALALLGYAAIFAYLAPWQLPADAWYTWVIAFVGLDFLFYWEHRLAHRVRLIWATHQAHHSSEYFNFTTALRQKWNNSAGILMWLPLPLLGVPPAIVFAAYSLNLVYQFWIHTEHIGKLWRPIEYIFNTPSHHRVHHGSDSEYLDRNYGGTLIIWDRLFGSFAPEVHRPTYGLTTPVDTYNIWRLQTHEYVAIARDVRAARGFRTRLGLVLGPPGWAPAAASADAVAPHEVPGGPNQVAVGKN
- the murJ gene encoding murein biosynthesis integral membrane protein MurJ, encoding MSEQRPPESGRATPRRIPPGAPSAPPPRGTPAGRGRPAAPRSRTDTLTDSRNPRATPTGGTNAGERAGVDIDETSTGLSRDSDASILKTSGSIALATLTSRITGFVRTVLVLAMLGPAIASAFQAAYVLPNMIAEVVLGAVLTAIVIPVLVRAEAEDDDGGRAFINRIFTLTVVTLGAATVISLIAAPLLTYLNVGDGDVNRDLTTALAYLLLPEILFYGLSALFMAILNMKGFFKPGAWAPVLNNIVQIATLVLYAAMPGEITLNPVRMSDPQLLVLGIGTTLGVVVQAMILVPWLKRAGVRLQLQWGLDARLRRFGNMAVAIVMYVAILQVGLVVTYRIAAHADAAGISVYATHWQLLQLPYGVLGVTILTAIMPRMSRNAAADDNRAVVDDLSLATRLTMVALVPVVAYMTFFGPAIGVAVFNFGKFDAETASQLGSVLAWGAFTLIPYAMTLVQLRVFYAREDAWTPTVMVLGITVVKVAASLLGPVLFTDPELVVRWLALSNGLGYLVGAVVGHFLLRKRLDGARLTDVARTTTVTLVVSVGISAIVWAVAQLSGLHLMMTEAGKFGSLIYLVLTAVVVLGVTYAGLAVARLPDVVSIGLTVRRVLGRFIPALAPAESPVRDSTATITVQFPQTATDESLPYSGQVQVLRRFDRGTATWQSYSVHSGGAARLRDGGEMRIHAPRDMRYRRRGARRVTDNEIGATQDTEIIPDSPADTGGSVGVDDRSETSTAETAADRVGDSGHTEKDSDTEKPDQPATPAPATTRMPSAGPPARPRGPRLVPGAAVAGGRYRLLDHHGGTRGLQFWRARDINLDREVALTFVDAEQLAPPPRRGETAKVTDDGPQGVLSRTLRLGQISSAGVARVLDVVRGSSGGIVVSEWVTGSSLAEVARSEPSPIGAARAVRALAAAAEATHRSGGALSIDHPDRIRISTDGNAVLAFPGTLAGDDKSSDVRGLGAVLYALLLARWPLDGRTGTQLVTTSDTTDEVGGLPIARPDKNGTPVEPREARPDTPFEISAVAARALDGNRGIRTAGTVQHVLDQATVIDLNTDMLPAIETDRDPITMAPPPARTAPGTEPEHTGRRNMALLAGAGLLALFVIIALIVWATNIFGSDGDASDIDSILTTTSAPPAPETQNEAAPPPAAPAPIPLQRVNLVDFSNQPPDSSANLGNVISGVAPPWSTDIYRGSPDFGGLKDGLGLMFDLGSDQSVATVTIRTPTPGFDVSIRTATSAQPTFAETTEVATGTVSQPSTTITIPNPTEAPFVMVWLTSLPAGGGGFQAEIARVSMAG
- a CDS encoding NUDIX hydrolase; its protein translation is MSADPSTDPSDVSDDVMAGSRGPNGAGRRDSGRQDSARSSDSGTGHRVTPADLARANSRGNGGGTGAGSTTTDDSGGTGRRGRRGRRRRGRRPPHPGATEPARDEKPAAERRDTPNPGQMPKRSGTAGHVEEELRPTHSRVSPPKPSDLVAVTAKVTKTGLTHPAVGAEATSTTSKSTNRRRSGGKGTERNQERLRTVRETSAGGLVISDLDLPDAELCAALIGRMDRRGRMMWSLPKGHIETGETAEQTAIREVAEETGISGTVVAPLGKIDYWFVSEGRRIHKTVHHYLLRSIGGELSDADYEVSEVAWVPLEELPRKLTYSDERRLARMARGVIADLAADPTRLAQSEAESIRTEPNAYERAAAARNQRRNEPLPPARSRRRRRRPRRPPAGDA